The following are encoded together in the Anopheles nili chromosome 3, idAnoNiliSN_F5_01, whole genome shotgun sequence genome:
- the LOC128722645 gene encoding T-complex protein 1 subunit beta yields MVSLNPVRILKNEAEEEKGEIARLSSFVGAIAIGELVKSTLGPKGMDKILVANGRNAGQIEVTNDGATILKAVGVDNPAAKILVDMSRVQDDEVGDGTTSVTVFAAELIREAEKLVEQKLHPQTIIAGWRQATDVARAALQAAAADNSANEDRFREDLMNIARTTLSSKILSQHKEHFAKLAVDAVMRLKGSGSLTAIQRIKKLGGCLEDTFLDEGFLLDKKPGVHQPKTVKNANILIANTPMDTDKIKVFGSSVKVDSMAKIAELEGAEKEKMAEKVSKILSHNINVFINRQLIYNYPEQLFADAGVMAIEHADFDGIERLALVTGGEIVSTFDNPDLVKLGKCDLIEQVMIGEDTLMRFSGVPLGEACTVVIRGATQQIIDEAERSLHDALCVLAATVKESRVVYGGGCSETLMATAVFKLAAETAGKESMAIESFGRALMQLPTIIADNAGYDSAQLVSELRAGHSQGRNTMGLDMNNGKVGCMKELGITESFAVKRQVLMSAAEAAEMILRVDNILKSAPRRRVPDRGYC; encoded by the coding sequence ATGGTATCTCTCAACCCGGTGCGCATTCTGAAAAATGAAGCCGAGGAGGAAAAGGGCGAAATTGCCCGTTTATCGTCGTTCGTGggcgccatcgccatcggcgAGCTGGTAAAGAGCACCCTCGGACCGAAGGGTATGGACAAGATTCTTGTCGCGAACGGCCGCAATGCCGGACAGATCGAGGTAACGAACGATGGCGCCACGATTCTGAAGGCGGTTGGTGTGGACAATCCAGCCGCAAAGATTCTCGTCGACATGTCGCGCGTGCAGGATGACGAGGTCGGCGATGGGACCACCTCGGTCACGGTGTTCGCCGCCGAGCTGATCCGGGAGGCCGAGAAGCTGGTCGAGCAGAAGCTCCACCCACAGACGATCATCGCCGGATGGCGCCAGGCCACCGATGTCGCCCGTGCAGCACTCCAGGCCGCGGCTGCCGACAACTCAGCCAACGAGGATCGCTTCCGGGAGGATCTGATGAACATTGCCCGCACGACGCTCAGCTCGAAGATTCTGTCGCAACACAAGGAACACTTCGCGAAGCTCGCCGTTGACGCGGTGATGCGCCTCAAGGGATCTGGTTCGTTGACCGCCATTCAGCGCATCAAGAAGCTCGGCGGATGCCTCGAGGACACGTTCCTGGATGAGGGTTTCCTGCTCGACAAGAAGCCGGGCGTCCACCAGCCGAAGACGGTGAAGAACGCGAACATCCTGATCGCGAACACGCCCATGGACACGGACAAAATCAAGGTGTTCGGTTCGTCGGTGAAGGTCGACTCGATGGCCAAGATCGCCGAGCTGGAGGGTGCCGAGAaggagaagatggcggagaAGGTGTCGAAGATTTTGTCCCACAACATCAACGTGTTCATCAACCGGCAGCTGATCTACAACTACCCGGAGCAGCTGTTTGCTGATGCGGGTGTAATGGCCATCGAGCACGCAGATTTCGATGGTATCGAGCGGTTGGCGCTGGTGACTGGAGGTGAGATCGTATCCACCTTCGACAACCCCGACTTGGTGAAGCTCGGTAAGTGTGACCTCATCGAGCAGGTGATGATTGGTGAGGACACGCTGATGCGTTTCTCGGGAGTGCCGCTGGGTGAGGCCTGCACGGTTGTCATCCGTGGTGCAACGCAGCAGATCATCGACGAGGCGGAACGATCTCTTCACGATGCACTGTGTGTGCTCGCTGCCACGGTGAAGGAGTCACGTGTCGTGTATGGAGGCGGATGTTCCGAGACGCTAATGGCTACGGCCGTCTTCAAACTGGCCGCGGAAACAGCCGGCAAGGAATCGATGGCGATCGAGTCGTTCGGACGTGCGCTGATGCAGCTACCCACGATCATCGCCGATAACGCGGGTTACGATTCGGCCCAGCTTGTGTCGGAGCTGCGGGCAGGTCACTCGCAGGGCCGTAATACGATGGGGCTGGACATGAACAACGGCAAGGTGGGCTGCATGAAGGAGCTGGGTATCACCGAATCGTTCGCCGTCAAGCGACAGGTGCTGATGTCGGCCGCTGAAGCCGCCGAGATGATCCTGCGCGTGGATAACATCCTGAAAAGTGCGCCCCGTCGTCGCGTACCGGACCGTGGCTACTGCTAG
- the LOC128723550 gene encoding lysosomal thioesterase PPT2 homolog, whose amino-acid sequence MFAALVFSIVLKLSLTLAYRPVFIYHGILTGADSMEHLVDRIEEIHPGTVVYNFERFGGWSSLENAWHQVLEAHGYLRAVCEEHPDGINMIGYSQGGLLGRAVLQTYPGHCVKTFISLSSPQAGQFGDDFLHLIFPSLVARTAYQLFYTYVGQHTSVGNYWNDPHHQDLFEEYSIFLPYVNNHIFSTNSTQFRDTMMRLDRLVLIGGPDDGVITPWESSHFSFYNESYAVIPLQESTIYTEDLIGLKTLGESGRLHVIAKENVHHYQWHRSNSVIDGVIMPYLD is encoded by the exons ATGTTTGCAGCACTGGTGTTTTCGATCGTCCTGAAACTAAGCCTTACGCTAGCGTATCGACCAGTTTTCATTTACCATGGCATTCTCACCGGTGCAGATAGTATGGAGCACCTGGTCGACAGGATTGAAGAG ATTCATCCCGGAACGGTGGTGTACAACTTTGAACGCTTCGGAGGATGGTCGAGCCTAGAAAATGCCTGGCATCAGGTGCTAGAAGCACACGGCTATTTGCGAGCGGTTTGTGAGGAACATCCTGATGGAATAAACATGATCGGTTACTCGCAGGGTGGACTGCTCGGTCGGGCAGTCCTTCAAACCTATCCTGGGCACTGCGTGAAAACGTTCATCTCATTAAGTTCTCCACAGGCGGGCCAATTCGGCG ATGACTTTTTGCATCTTATCTTCCCCTCGTTGGTGGCCCGAACGGCATACCAACTATTCTACACGTACGTCGGGCAACACACGTCCGTCGGTAACTACTGGAACGATCCGCACCACCAGGACCTGTTCGAGGAGTACAGCATATTCCTACCGTACGTGAACAACCACATATTCTCGACCAATTCCACGCAATTCCGTGACACCATGATGCGCCTGGATCGGTTGGTGCTGATCGGTGGTCCGGACGATGGCGTAATAACGCCGTGGGAATCGAGCCACTTCAGCTTCTACAACGAATCGTACGCTGTGATACCGCTGCAGGAGAGCACCATCTACACGGAGGATCTGATCGGTCTGAAGACCCTGGGCGAGAGCGGCCGGTTGCACGTGATTGCGAAGGAAAACGTGCACCATTATCAGTGGCATCGCTCGAACAGTGTTATCGATGGCGTTATTATGCCATATCTCGACTGA